From a region of the Panicum virgatum strain AP13 chromosome 2K, P.virgatum_v5, whole genome shotgun sequence genome:
- the LOC120679058 gene encoding transcription repressor MYB6-like, producing MGRQPCCDKVGLKKGPWTTEEDQKLVSFLLTNGQCCWRAVPKLAGLLRCGKSCRLRWTNYLRPDLKRGLLSEEEEKTVIDLHAELGNRWSKIASHLPGRTDNEIKNHWNTHIKKKLRKMGIDPATHKPLQPAPDGVGGGSPEEEKAAVAQVTAPAPGAGHEAAFCVDEVPMARLPDDIVIPVDVVLDALPPAADGGGVGTAYSPGSSSSSSASAPASSGGSSVGDSEWPEWPQMVEWPESTWLDDVVTGPTTPWEFEDPFVTYQRIALFDHQEQETWSNHSRAELF from the exons ATGGGGAGGCAACCGTGCTGCGACAAGGTGGGGCTCAAGAAGGGCCCCTGGACGACGGAGGAGGACCAGAAGCTCGTCAGCTTCCTCCTCACCAACGGCCAGTGCTGCTGGCGTGCCGTGCCCAAGCTCGCCG GATTGCTGCGGTGCGGGAAGAGCTGCCGGCTGCGGTGGACCAACTACCTGCGGCCGGACCTGAAGCGCGGGCTGctgtcggaggaggaggagaagacggTGATCGACCTGCACGCAGAGCTGGGCAACCGGTGGTCCAAGATCGCCTCGCACCTGCCGGGGAGGACGGACAACGAGATCAAGAACCACTGGAACACCCACATCAAGAAGAAGCTCAGGAAGATGGGCATCGACCCCGCCACCCACAAGCCCCTCCAGCCAGCTCcggacggcgtcggcggcggctcgccggaggaggagaaggccgccgtcgcgcaagtcacggcgccggcgccaggtGCTGGGCACGAGGCGGCGTTCTGCGTCGACGAGGTGCCCATGGCGCGCCTCCCGGACGACATCGTCATTCCCGTCGACGTCGTCCTCGACGCGCTGCCACccgcggccgacggcggcggcgtcggcacgGCCTACTCGCCTggatcttcctcctcctcctccgcctcggcgcCGGCATCGAGCGGTGGCAGCAGCGTCGGCGACAGCGAGTGGCCGGAGTGGCCGCAGATGGTGGAGTGGCCGGAGTCCACGTGGCTTGACGACGTGGTCACGGGCCCGACGACGCCGTGGGAGTTCGAGGACCCCTTCGTGACGTACCAGAGGATTGCTCTGTTCGATCACCAGGAGCAGGAGACATGGAGCAACCACAGCAGGGCCGAGCTCTTCTGA